A region of the bacterium genome:
ACAGCCGCATTACGCTGGAGCGCAATACCCAGTACACATGGGGGAAGCCGTTCCCGGGAAAAAGCAACCCCGCCGCCCCCAAGGTGGCACGCGTGACCTTCAAGTTCATTCCAGAGGTCGGCACCCGCGACGCCCTGATGGACGGCCGCAAAGAGATCAACGTGGAGGCCTGGCCGGGCACGCAAAGCCTCCCCCGCTGGCGACAGGATCCCAACTTCCGAATCTACGACGGCGTGTCGCCCGGGACGACGTGGTTCAACTTCATCAATGCGCAGAAGCCGCCCACCGATGAACTGGCGGTGCGCCAGGCGATCAACCACGCGATTGACCGGGAGACGATCTATAAGAAGTTCTACGTCGGCGTGGCGCGCCCGACCGCGAACCTCATCGGGCCAACGAGCTTTGGTTACGACAAAGCGCTCGACACCCTCTACAAGTACGACCCGGCGAAGGCGAAGCAGTTGCTCGACGCCGCTGGGTGGAAGCCGGGCCCCGACGGGGTCCGAGTGAAGGACGGGAAGCCGCTGCATGTAGACGCGTTCTCGAGCGGGACGGAAAAAGAGGCGTACAAGGAGCTCATGATCGCCATGCTCCAGGAGGTAGGGTTCTCGGCAAAGCTCGTCTCGGGCACCCCGGCGGACAGGGCGGTGGCCGGCAGCAAGGGCCTCTACCACCTGATCAATCGCGAGTTCGAAGCGAGCGATCCGCACTACCTTGTCGATCTGTTCCACTCGAAGAATGTGGGCACGTTTGCCTGGGCCATGAACAAGGATCCCGAACTCGATCGGGTCCTCGAGGAGCAGGACACGACGCTCGACCAGAAGAAACGGCTGGCCCTGGTCTCGCGGGCGACGCGCCGCATCCTGGAGCAGGCGTACGTGGTGCCCATCTACTTATCGCTGTTCGTCTGGGTGGCTGCGGCGAACGTGTCAGACTTTCACATGGATGCGCGGTCCTGGTACCCATACTTCCAGGACGCCTGGATCAAAGCGTAACCGAGCCCTCCGGCACGAGCAGTGTTCGCCTTGGCGGCGCGGCGCCTGCTGACCACGATACCAGCGCTCCTAGGGATCTATACGCTCGTCTTCATGGTGCTGCACGTGCTCCCGGCGGACCCGGCGCTCTTGATCTCCCAAGGCAGCGCCTCCGGGGAACAGCTGGCCTCGCTCCGACACGAGTACGGGCTGGACCGCCCCCTGTGGCGCCAGTACGCGGCCGACCTCGGCAAAGTGGTGCGTGGCGATCTCGGGCGCTCCATCCGCTACGGCCGTCCCGTGAGCAGCTTGATCCGCGAGCGGTTTCCAAGCACGCTGGAATTGGCCCTTGCAGGCCTGGGACTCGCCGTCGTTCTCGCACTCATCCTCGGCACGCTCGCCGCCCTTCGGCCGCACAGTTGGATCGACACTCTCAGTATGGCGGTCGCCTTGACGGGAGTGTCCATTCCGAGCTTTTGGCTGGGGATGATGTTGATCTTCGCCTTCTCGCTCTGGCTGGGGTGGCTCCCCGTGACGACGGGCTCGGGGCTCCAGCGGCTCCTGATGCCCGCCATCACGCTCGGGCTGTATAGCACCGCGGTGACGAGCCGCCTCACGCGCGTCAGCCTGATCCAGACGCTGCGGCAGGAGTACGTAACGACGGCCCGGGCGAAGGGGCTGGCCGAATTCGCCGTCGTCGTCCGGCACGCCCTGCGCAATTCCCTCATCCCCGTGGTGACGATCGTCGGGGTGGAACTCGGCAATCTCCTCTCCGGTACCGTGGTGGTGGAGACGGTCTTCGCGCGGCCGGGCTTGGGGCGGCTCATTGTTGAATCGATCACGTACCGGGACTACCCGGCCCTGCAATCGTCGCTCTTGTTCGTCGCGTGCGGGTATGTCGTCGCGAATCTGCTCGTGGACATTTCATATGGATACCTCGACCCGCGGGTACGGACCGGCGGGGGCATGTAATTGAGGACTCCCCCGGCCGACCTCGGGCGCCTATCCCGCCGGCCGTCCCCCCCGGCCGTCCGCGGCTTCCGGCGCAGCCGGAACGCCGTGGCCGGGACCGCTCTCCTGACGGTCCTCGTGCTCGTGGCCATCCTGTCCCCCCTGATCACTCCCTATCCGCCGACGAAGCCCCATCCCACCACTGCCCTCGAACCTCCAGGACACGGCCACTGGATGGGCACCGACGAAATCGGCCGCGACATCCTGAGTCGAGTGCTGGCCGGCGCCCGGATCTCGCTGGGGGTGGGAGTGGCCGCGAGCGCGATCACCCTCGTCGTGGGAGTCGCGTTTGGATTGATCGCGGGGTATCGGGGAGGATGGGCGGACGCGGTCGTGATGCGCGCGGTCGATGTCCTCCTGGCGATGCCCACGCTCCTGTTCGCGCTGGCCATCGTGGCCGCGATGGGCCCGAGCCTGCTCAATGTCACGCTGGCGGTGGGCGTAGCCGGCATTCCGAGGTTCACCCGGCTGATGCGTGGAGTCGTGCTGTCGGCCAAGCAGAACGTGTACGTGGAGGCGGCGCACGCCGTCGGCTGCGGGGGTGTCCGAATCGCGGTGCGGCATATCCTGCCGAACGTGTATGGGCCGGCCCTGGTGCTGGCGACACTGAACGTGGGGGTGGCGATCCTGACCGGGGCCTCGTTGAGCTTCCTCGGCATGGGCGCGCAGCCCCCGACCCCCGAATGGGGCCTGATACTCGCCCGCGGACGGGATTACCTGCGCACCGCTTGGTGGATCAGCACGTTTCCCGGGATTGCGATCGCCGTGACCGTGTTGGCGGTGAACCTCTTCGGCGACGGCCTGTACGACAGCCTGGATCCACAGCGTCGCCTGTAACAACCCTGGCGCGGCCCACGGGGCCCCGGGAGGAGTACGATGGAACACCTCTACGCTCATATCGACGCGCACCGCGACACGTACGTCGAGTTCCTGCGCCGGCTGATCCGCATCCCGAGCGTCTCGTTTCACAACCAGGGTATCGATGAGGGCGCTCGGTAC
Encoded here:
- a CDS encoding ABC transporter substrate-binding protein, which produces MSEKTSMHRLTRRDVITLTSAGIGAMLARAIPAAALGQVATVSAAAAGELSIGMYRTLDHLDPAVYWGPPETMVTQMIFDTLIYLGNDLKFYPGLAESWEVARDNKVIAFKLRKGVVFHDGTPLLASAVKFHFDRCVDPATKSQYSRSLLGPYDGTVVKDDYTLELHLKEPFAPIFDSLSQGYLGIPSPTAVQKYGQDFENHLTGSGPFRFVEWIRDSRITLERNTQYTWGKPFPGKSNPAAPKVARVTFKFIPEVGTRDALMDGRKEINVEAWPGTQSLPRWRQDPNFRIYDGVSPGTTWFNFINAQKPPTDELAVRQAINHAIDRETIYKKFYVGVARPTANLIGPTSFGYDKALDTLYKYDPAKAKQLLDAAGWKPGPDGVRVKDGKPLHVDAFSSGTEKEAYKELMIAMLQEVGFSAKLVSGTPADRAVAGSKGLYHLINREFEASDPHYLVDLFHSKNVGTFAWAMNKDPELDRVLEEQDTTLDQKKRLALVSRATRRILEQAYVVPIYLSLFVWVAAANVSDFHMDARSWYPYFQDAWIKA
- a CDS encoding ABC transporter permease, yielding MFALAARRLLTTIPALLGIYTLVFMVLHVLPADPALLISQGSASGEQLASLRHEYGLDRPLWRQYAADLGKVVRGDLGRSIRYGRPVSSLIRERFPSTLELALAGLGLAVVLALILGTLAALRPHSWIDTLSMAVALTGVSIPSFWLGMMLIFAFSLWLGWLPVTTGSGLQRLLMPAITLGLYSTAVTSRLTRVSLIQTLRQEYVTTARAKGLAEFAVVVRHALRNSLIPVVTIVGVELGNLLSGTVVVETVFARPGLGRLIVESITYRDYPALQSSLLFVACGYVVANLLVDISYGYLDPRVRTGGGM
- a CDS encoding ABC transporter permease — encoded protein: MRTPPADLGRLSRRPSPPAVRGFRRSRNAVAGTALLTVLVLVAILSPLITPYPPTKPHPTTALEPPGHGHWMGTDEIGRDILSRVLAGARISLGVGVAASAITLVVGVAFGLIAGYRGGWADAVVMRAVDVLLAMPTLLFALAIVAAMGPSLLNVTLAVGVAGIPRFTRLMRGVVLSAKQNVYVEAAHAVGCGGVRIAVRHILPNVYGPALVLATLNVGVAILTGASLSFLGMGAQPPTPEWGLILARGRDYLRTAWWISTFPGIAIAVTVLAVNLFGDGLYDSLDPQRRL